A single genomic interval of Candidatus Paceibacterota bacterium harbors:
- the rpsF gene encoding 30S ribosomal protein S6, whose product MNHYELSFLTPDLTGDEKNSLLKEIENQITKLGGKIEDKFIEKKRFAYPIKKKTEGFLGIFFFSLEKENIIEIKKNIEKNNKILRIILEKKKMKITKERRTRPEETTPQIKKEKKKKVKIEDLDKKLEEILK is encoded by the coding sequence ATGAACCATTACGAATTATCATTTCTTACACCAGACTTAACGGGAGATGAAAAAAATAGTCTATTAAAAGAGATAGAAAATCAAATTACAAAGCTTGGAGGAAAAATAGAAGACAAATTTATCGAGAAAAAAAGATTTGCCTACCCTATTAAGAAAAAAACTGAGGGATTTTTGGGAATCTTTTTCTTTTCATTGGAAAAAGAAAATATCATAGAAATTAAAAAAAATATTGAAAAAAATAATAAAATTCTAAGAATCATCCTTGAAAAAAAGAAAATGAAAATCACAAAAGAAAGAAGAACAAGACCTGAAGAAACAACTCCTCAAATTAAAAAAGAAAAAAAGAAAAAGGTCAAAATAGAAGACTTAGATAAAAAGCTAGAAGAAATTCTTAAATAA
- a CDS encoding DUF933 domain-containing protein — translation MFSVGIIGLPNVGKSTLFKALTKIAVPVGDYPFTTIDPNHGIVAMKDKKLEIIKRAIRPEKITPPMIEFIDIAGLVKGAHKGEGLGNQFLSNINEADILLEVIKNFSIVGEKDFPKKKEPQYQLSDSPDPERDIKIIKNEILKRDERILYDFLKEKKEREEEKDIEVAEKIIEIIKKGGWIFNEIEKYSKEEGLKIEEFAKRKNIISSKPIIYLFNGKTKKNNELIKKFKPYLFLDLKTEEELLDLKEEEKEELGIKSNLDDIVLTCYNDLDLITFYTIKGDKEARAIELKKNSSIIEAAEKVHSDFKEKFISAEVLKFEDFENYSSWQKAKEKGLLKTKGKDYIVENGDIIEFKI, via the coding sequence ATGTTTTCGGTTGGTATTATTGGATTACCAAATGTAGGAAAATCTACTCTTTTCAAGGCCCTTACAAAAATAGCCGTTCCTGTGGGTGATTATCCTTTTACAACAATAGATCCAAATCATGGAATAGTTGCAATGAAAGACAAAAAACTGGAAATAATAAAAAGAGCAATAAGGCCCGAAAAAATAACCCCTCCAATGATCGAATTTATAGATATCGCCGGTCTTGTAAAGGGAGCGCATAAAGGAGAAGGATTGGGTAATCAATTTCTATCTAATATCAATGAAGCAGATATCTTGCTTGAGGTAATAAAAAATTTCTCAATAGTTGGCGAAAAAGACTTCCCAAAAAAGAAAGAACCCCAATATCAACTCTCTGATTCCCCTGATCCCGAAAGAGATATAAAAATTATCAAAAATGAAATTTTAAAAAGAGACGAAAGAATTCTTTATGATTTTCTGAAAGAAAAAAAGGAGAGGGAGGAAGAAAAAGATATTGAAGTCGCAGAAAAAATAATCGAAATCATAAAAAAAGGGGGGTGGATTTTTAACGAAATTGAAAAATATAGCAAAGAAGAAGGGTTAAAAATAGAAGAGTTTGCAAAAAGAAAAAATATCATTTCTTCAAAACCAATAATTTATCTTTTTAATGGAAAAACAAAGAAAAATAATGAATTAATTAAAAAATTTAAACCCTATTTGTTTCTGGATTTAAAAACAGAAGAAGAATTATTGGATTTAAAAGAAGAAGAGAAAGAAGAGTTGGGAATTAAATCTAATCTTGACGATATCGTTCTTACCTGCTACAATGATTTAGATTTAATCACTTTTTACACTATAAAAGGCGATAAAGAAGCAAGGGCAATTGAGCTTAAAAAAAATAGTAGTATTATTGAAGCAGCAGAGAAAGTTCATAGCGATTTTAAAGAAAAATTTATTAGTGCAGAAGTTTTAAAATTTGAAGATTTCGAAAATTATAGTTCGTGGCAGAAAGCAAAAGAAAAGGGCCTTTTAAAAACAAAAGGGAAGGATTATATTGTTGAGAACGGAGATATAATTGAATTTAAGATATAA
- a CDS encoding ribonuclease J, with translation MEEKKIKIIPLGGLEEIGKNMTLFEYEGKILIVDMGFQFPDTEMPGIDFIIPNTSYLQKRGKDIVGVIFTHGHYDHIGAVPYALDRIGNPPLFATPLTKGIIMKRQEDFPNTAKLNIKEVNREDKILLPPFTIKTFPQNHNIPDCIGLVIETPVGKIVHTGDFKFDHTPVADKPADISKIATLCNDKGILLLMSDSTNAEIPGHSLSEKNIQENLETIFEKSKGRIIVATFASLLSRVQEIINLAEKLGRKVLIDGYSMKANVEIAINLGYLKIKKDTIISSKEIKRYPDNRIIIICTGSQGEGDASLMKIAHKDHQFLSVKKGDSVILSSSVVPGNERSVQELKDKLSWQGAKIFHYQMMDIHTGGHAQKEELKTMISLVRPKFFMPIHGSHYMLDVHKELATSVGIPENNIIIAQNGQVIELSKNNIKILKKSVPANYVMVDGLGIGDVGEVVLRDRQLMAQDGMFVIVVIVDSKTGEVKQSPDIISRGFVYLRESKDLLRETRRRIITLVEGITKSPHPTNFTFVKNRIREELGDFLFKKTKRRPMVLPVVIEI, from the coding sequence ATGGAAGAGAAAAAAATAAAAATTATACCGCTTGGTGGACTTGAAGAAATAGGAAAAAACATGACCCTTTTTGAATACGAGGGTAAAATTTTAATTGTTGACATGGGATTCCAATTCCCAGATACCGAAATGCCTGGAATTGATTTCATCATTCCAAATACTTCTTACTTGCAAAAAAGAGGAAAAGATATTGTTGGAGTCATATTTACTCATGGACACTATGATCATATTGGGGCTGTGCCTTACGCACTAGATAGAATCGGCAATCCCCCACTCTTTGCAACACCATTGACAAAAGGAATCATAATGAAAAGGCAAGAAGATTTTCCAAACACAGCAAAACTAAATATTAAAGAGGTAAATAGAGAAGATAAAATTTTGCTACCGCCATTTACAATAAAAACATTTCCCCAAAATCACAATATACCTGATTGTATTGGTCTTGTGATAGAAACTCCTGTTGGAAAAATTGTTCATACGGGTGATTTTAAATTTGATCATACGCCAGTAGCCGATAAACCCGCCGATATATCAAAAATTGCAACTTTGTGCAATGACAAGGGAATTTTGCTTTTAATGTCTGATTCAACAAACGCAGAAATCCCAGGGCACAGCCTTTCTGAAAAAAACATTCAAGAAAACCTTGAAACAATATTTGAAAAAAGCAAGGGCAGGATAATTGTTGCAACTTTCGCCTCGCTACTTTCAAGAGTTCAAGAAATAATAAATCTTGCCGAAAAACTGGGCAGAAAAGTTCTTATAGACGGGTATTCAATGAAAGCAAATGTAGAAATCGCAATTAATCTCGGTTATCTGAAAATAAAAAAAGACACAATTATATCGTCTAAAGAAATAAAAAGATATCCAGATAATAGAATTATAATTATCTGCACAGGGTCACAAGGAGAAGGAGACGCTTCTCTGATGAAGATCGCACACAAAGATCATCAATTTCTTTCGGTTAAAAAGGGAGATTCTGTAATACTTTCTTCTTCTGTGGTGCCGGGGAATGAAAGGTCTGTCCAAGAACTAAAAGATAAGCTCTCATGGCAAGGGGCTAAAATATTTCATTATCAAATGATGGATATCCACACAGGAGGACATGCTCAAAAAGAAGAACTAAAAACGATGATTAGCCTTGTGCGGCCTAAATTTTTTATGCCGATTCACGGTAGCCATTATATGCTGGACGTGCACAAAGAACTCGCAACATCTGTTGGAATCCCAGAAAACAATATTATTATAGCTCAAAACGGACAGGTAATAGAACTTTCAAAAAATAATATCAAGATACTTAAAAAGAGTGTACCTGCAAACTATGTAATGGTAGATGGTCTTGGAATAGGAGACGTAGGAGAGGTTGTTTTGCGCGATAGACAGCTTATGGCACAAGACGGTATGTTTGTTATTGTTGTAATTGTAGATTCAAAAACTGGAGAGGTAAAACAAAGCCCCGACATTATATCCCGTGGTTTTGTATATCTTAGAGAATCAAAAGATCTATTGCGCGAAACCAGAAGAAGAATTATAACCCTTGTTGAGGGAATTACAAAATCTCCCCATCCGACAAATTTCACATTTGTGAAAAATAGAATAAGAGAAGAACTTGGAGATTTTTTATTCAAAAAAACAAAAAGAAGACCAATGGTTTTGCCCGTTGTTATCGAGATATAA